The nucleotide sequence CGGTGGGCGCCCGCCGGGTTCCTGCGCATCCACCGGTCCACCCTCGTCCGGGTGGACGCGGTCACCGAGGCGCGGCTGTCGGGAGGGGAGCCCACGATCGTCGTCGGCACGGCGGTGCTGCCCGTGAGCAGACGGCTCGTCGCTGCCGTGCGGGAGGCCCTCGTGCGCGGGGAGGCCGGATGACCGAGGCGCCGAAGCGGGTGCGGGTCACCGCCGACGCGCCGCCGCGTCGCCCGGCGGCAGCGACGCGGGGGATCGCGCTGCCCGGCGCCCCGGTCGCGGAGGCCGACGCCGTCTACGCCCGGGCGCTGATGCGCAGTCAGCTCCGCCTCGCGCTCGGCACCGTCGCCGGGTTCGTCGTGGTCGTCGTCGCCCTGGCACTCGCGATCGCGCTGATCCCCGAGATCGACGCCGTGGTCATCGGCGGGCTCCCGCTGTCGTGGCTGCTGCAGGCGTTCGCGTTCTACCCCGTCATCCTCGTCTTCGCCGTGCTCTACGTGCGCACCGCCGTCCGCAACGAGCGCCGGTACCGCGCGCTCCGGGACCGCGAATGAACGCCGTGCTCGACCTCGTCGGCGTCGCCCTGGTCGTCATCGCCACGCTTCTCATCGGCGTGTACGGGCTGCGGGTGTCGCGGACGACGAGCGACTTCTTCGTCGCGTCGCGGACCGTCCGCCCGGTCTGGAACGCGTCGGCGATCAGCGGCGAATACCTGTCGGCGGGCACCTTCCTCGGACTCTCCGGGCTGGTGCTGCTGGACGGTGCCCGCGGCTTCTGGTTCCCCATCGGCTACGCCGCCGGCTACCTGCTCGTCCTCGTGTTCGTCGCCGCCCCCCTGCGCCGCAGCGGGGCGTACACGATCCCGGACTTCGTCGAAGCCCGCCTCGACTCGACGGCCGCGCGCCGGGTCACGAGCCTCGCGGTGCTCATCATCGGCTGGCTCTACATCGTGCCGCAGCTGCACGGCGCGGGCATCACGCTCGTGGTGGTGGCCGGACTGCCGGAGTGGGTGGGGGCGGTGACCATCGCGGTGCTCGTGGCGGCGGCGGTCGCCGCGGGCGGCATGCGGGCGATCACCTTCGTGCAGGCATTCCAGTACTGGCTCAAGCTGACCGCGCTGCTCGTGCCGGTGGTGTGCATCGCCTTCGCGCTGAGCGGCGGCCCGCACGACTTCGATCCCGCCCTCGTCTTCCCCGCCGAGGCCGGACCGTCCGGGTTCGACGCCTACGAGACCGCGTCGCTGCTGCTCGCGCTGCTCCTCGGCACGATGGGGCTGCCGCACGTCCTGGTGCGGTTCTACACGAGCCCGACCGGAGCGTCCGCGCGGCGGACCACCGTGATCGTCATCGCCATGGTGAGCGCGTTCTACGCCGTGTCGAGCGCGATGGGGCTGCTGGCGCGGATCGCCGCCCCCGACCTCGCGCAGCCGGGGATCGCCGACACCGTGGTGCTGCAGCTCCCGTCGCGGGTGTTCCCCGGACCGGCCGGCGAGCTGCTGACGGCCCTCATCGTCGCCGGGGCCTTCGCCGCGTTCCTGGCGACCTCGGCCGGACTCGTGGTCTCGCTCGCGGGGGTCATCAGCCAGGACGTCTTCTCCGGCTCCGTGCGCTCCTTCCGGCTGTCCGCGGTGCTGTGCGCACTCGTGCCGCTGGGGGTCGCGCTCCTCACGGTTCCGGCGGGACTCGTGTCGAGCGTGGGAGTGGTGTTCGTCGTGGCGGCGTCGACGCTCTCCCCCGTGGTGCTGCTGGGCGTGTGGTGGCGAGGCCTCACCGCGCGCGGGGCGGTCGCGGGCATGGTGAGCGGCGGCGTCGCGACCGGGCTCGCCCTGCTCGTGCACGCCGCCGTGGACGGGGTCGGCGTCGCCGCTCCGTACCTCGCGCAGCCCGCCGCCTGGACGATCCCGCTCGCGACGGCGGTCACGGTCGCCGTGTCGCTGCTCGACCCTCGCGGACCCTCGCCCCGCACGGACCGCTTCCTCGC is from Microbacterium sp. BLY and encodes:
- a CDS encoding heavy metal transporter, with protein sequence MTEAPKRVRVTADAPPRRPAAATRGIALPGAPVAEADAVYARALMRSQLRLALGTVAGFVVVVVALALAIALIPEIDAVVIGGLPLSWLLQAFAFYPVILVFAVLYVRTAVRNERRYRALRDRE
- a CDS encoding cation acetate symporter; translation: MNAVLDLVGVALVVIATLLIGVYGLRVSRTTSDFFVASRTVRPVWNASAISGEYLSAGTFLGLSGLVLLDGARGFWFPIGYAAGYLLVLVFVAAPLRRSGAYTIPDFVEARLDSTAARRVTSLAVLIIGWLYIVPQLHGAGITLVVVAGLPEWVGAVTIAVLVAAAVAAGGMRAITFVQAFQYWLKLTALLVPVVCIAFALSGGPHDFDPALVFPAEAGPSGFDAYETASLLLALLLGTMGLPHVLVRFYTSPTGASARRTTVIVIAMVSAFYAVSSAMGLLARIAAPDLAQPGIADTVVLQLPSRVFPGPAGELLTALIVAGAFAAFLATSAGLVVSLAGVISQDVFSGSVRSFRLSAVLCALVPLGVALLTVPAGLVSSVGVVFVVAASTLSPVVLLGVWWRGLTARGAVAGMVSGGVATGLALLVHAAVDGVGVAAPYLAQPAAWTIPLATAVTVAVSLLDPRGPSPRTDRFLARVHTPDRA